A segment of the Cellvibrio sp. KY-YJ-3 genome:
TTCATGTCTCTCTCCCGATGTGTTTTTATGTGCCGCAAAAATTCTTTGCAACCGGTTGTAATGTAGAACAACTGAGGCCGAAAGCAAAAAAAGTTCCGCGAATATTTAGCATTGCTACGGAAGGTTACAATTTGACCATCAATTAGCGAAAAACCAGTGCTACCCAAAGAAACAACCGGTTGCATTAAGCGACAAAAACAACAGTGGTTACATTAGTTAGCATTTGAGAGTAATTATTGAACAGCAGTTGAGCGCTATTTTGGGTGCAACAATGACTGCTTTAGGGAAGAAAACGGGTGGAAATAGGAGTTTGCGGGCAGGTGCTGCCGTTGCGAGCGCGGAGATCACTGGCGGGGATTGTTATCGCAAACCAGAACACTCGCTTATGCGAGTGTGCCGGTTGCCTTTGTTGGAGAGTATCTAGCGGAGGCTGCTATTACGCAGCACTATGTCGGTGGGTAAGTAGGCAGATTCAACCAGATCGCCATCAATCATTTTCAGCAGTTTTTCTACCAACCAACGGCCGCCGAGTTCACGATCCTGATACACCGTGGTGATGGAGGGTGTGTAGTAGCGCGCCAGGGAGATATCGTCGTACCCCACCACGGCCACGTCGCCCGGTACTGCCACGCCGTGTTCATTGAGTGCATTAATCGCCGCCATGGCGATGGCATCACTCAGGCAGAACAGCCCATCAAACTCATGGCCGCTCGACAACAGGCGCAAAGCGGCTTGGCGATGGCTGTCTCGGGCGCTGTCCAGAATAATTTCCAGCGCCGGTTCAGGTGCAATATTGGCCTCTGCCAATACCGCGCGATAGCCCTCGTAACGGAGCAATCCCTCCGGTGTACCCCAATCGCCAATAATTGCAATGCGTTTGCAGCCGCGCGCCAACAGGTGCTGGGTTGCCAATTCACCACCGCGCCGGTTGTCACCACCGACGGTGCAATAGCGCTGATCCGGCAACTTGGCGCCCCAGGCCACCATAGGGGTATGACCATCGGCAATACGATTCAAATCCTCGTGGCAATCGGCCTGCCCCACCACAATTAAACCGTCACAGTTGATGCGGCGCAAACCATCATCACCGCTGGCAACTGCATGCAGGCTTAGCCCCGAGAACAACATCTCGTGCCCCTGTTCGATCAAATTGAAAGAAATTGCACCGAGCAACTCCAGAAAGAAAGGGTCAGTAATTTGCCAGCTAGCGCTCTCCGCGGAGGGAATCACAACCCCGATGGTGAGCGACTCTTTCAAGCGAAAATTGCGCGCCTGGGTATTCAGCCGGTAGTTGTGCTCTTTGGCCAACGCCTGAATTTTTTCCCGTGTTTCCAGATTCACCAGTTCGCTGTTTTGCAACGCACGCGACACAGTGGATTTAGATACCCCCGCCATACGGGCAAGGTCGGTCATTTTCAGGGCGGATTTTTTGACGCCGGGTTCTGCTATTGCCATAACACACCAATTACCAGTCACGAATTAATGAAGCAATTTCAAAGGGATAAAACGCAGATCTCAATTGGCATCATAATTTGTTTTATTGACAATAACCATACAACCGGTTGCAAGCTGGCCTGCAACCGACACGGATTGACTTGCCACAATTTAATAACATTGGTTTAATTAGTAAATTAAAAATAGCGTCTAGTATAAAAACAACTCTTATCAACTATCCCCCGGCCGCGAGGATGCCCCATGCACAAGTGTTCTTTATTCGTCTTTTTAGCGGGCACCATTGCCTTGCTGGCAGGTTTGAGCCATGCCGAAACAGTTGTCAGCACACCTCATTACTCTCTCAGCTCACCGGATCAACAGATCCAATTACAAGTGGAAGTGAAACCGGAGGGGGTGTTTTACGCCGTGTCTTATGCCGGCAGGCCGGTGGTGAATCGCTCCCGCCTCGGGCTAAAAATCAAAGGCCAACAAGCCTTGGGCGAGCAGATGGTGCTGCGCAAACAGAGCGAGCGCGAATACAACCAGGATTGGCAACAACCCTGGGGCGAACAACAAACCATCAACGAACACTACCGTGAATTACGGCTGGAGTTGATTGAAACCAGCGCCAGCCCACGGCAATTAACCCTGGTACTGCGCGCCTTTAACGACGGCATTGGCCTGCGCTACGAAATTCCCGCCCAAGCGAAGCTGAAAGAATTTGTGATTGAGGATGAACTCACCGAGTTTGTACTGGCGGAAAATAGCCATGCATGGTGGCTACCCGCCTATCGCAACTGGGGGCCGGAATACCAATATTTAAAATCAGCGCTCAGCTCGGTAGATGTCGCCTTCACTCCCATCACCCTGGAAGCGCGCCACTATGCGCTGGCTATTCACGAGGCGGCGCTGGTGAACTACGCCAGCATGACCCTGCGCATGGTGAGCGATAACACCAAAACCCTGAAAGTGGATCTGGTGCCCTGGCCCAATGGCGACAAGGTGCGCACCGCAGCGCCCATGCAATCCCCTTGGCGCACGATTCAAATCGCGCCCAAAGCCATCGACCTGCTCAACTCCTACTTAACCTTAAACCTGAATGAACCGCCCAAACCTGAAACACTCAAGAGCGACAACAGCTACATCAAACCAGGCACCTATATCAAACCGGGAAAATATATGGGCATTTGGTGGGAGATGCACATCGGCGAAAAAGACTGGAGCCCCGGCCCCAAACAGGGTGCAACTACTGCGCGCGCCAAGGAATATATCGACTTTGCGGCCCAGCACGACATTAGCGGCGTGCTGATTGAAGGTTGGAACAAAGGCTGGGAGGGTGAATGGTGGAAGCGCACGCCGACCTTTATTTTTGATGAGCCTGTCGTCGGCCTGGATTTGGAAGAAGTTACCCGTTACGCCCGCGAAAAAGGTGTGGACATTATCGGCCACCACGAGACCGCCGCCGGTGTGACTTACTACGAACAACAGATGGATGCCGCCTTTGGCTACTATGAAAAACTCGGCATCCACAGCGTGAAAATGGGCTACGTGGGCACCCGTATTGATGGCGACCAATGGCACCACGGCCAATACATGGTCAACCACTTCCAGCGGGTGGTGGATACCGCAGCGCGCCATAAAGTGATGGTTAATGCCCACGAAACCGTGACCGATACCGGCCTGCGCCGCACCTATCCCAACCTGATGACCCGCGAATGTGTACGCGGTATGGAGTACAACGGCGGCAGCCCTGACACTGGCAATATGCCCGACCACACCACCATCATCCCGTTCACGCGCGGCCTATCCGGCCCGATTGATTTCACCCCCGGCATATTCAACTTCGATTACAAAAAACATCGCCCCCACAACCGCGTCCCGTCCACCCTCGCCAACCAACTAGCGCTCTACGTGGTGCTCTACAGCCCACTGCAAATGGTGGCCGATTTACCCGAGAACTACGCCGGCCACCCCGCCTTCCAGTTTATCGATGACGTACCCACCGATTGGAAACAGAGCCGCGCATTACAAGGTGAAGTGGGAGAGTATTTGGTAGTCGCCCGCCAAGATAAACAGAGCCCCGACTGGTATCTAGGCGCCATCACCAATCAGGACGCACGCCAACTTGAAGTAAAACTGGACTTCCTCGACCCCAAAGTGCGCTATGAAGCCCAGATATACCGCGACGCCAAAGACGCCGACTGGGAAACCAACCCTGAAGCCTATGAAATCAAACGGATAAAGGTGACTGCAAAAAGCACCTTGGAGCTGGATTTAAAACCGGGTGGGGGAACGGCGATTCGGTTTAAGCGGCGTTAGGCCGAGTAAACCGAATGACACTTGTAGGGTGACACTGCCAAGGGTCTTACTGGAATGACCCACTGGTGCCACGATCAAGTTTCAGATTGATATTTTCTATTTTTAGACCTTGGCACTTCCGGTTGAAGCGGTTAATTAAATCATTCACTTGAAACAGCGATATAAGTGCAGCGTGCAATGGCAGTAGATAACCTTTTTTATTGAGAGCCATGAGCAAGTCGTCTGCGAGCGAGTTAAGTTTTTCTTCCGCCACGGTGCAGAGGCCATTAATGATTTCAACTGCGCCGCCCTCGAAGTGAAGCTCGATTACGATAGGGGAAATTAGGCCGAGCCTATCAATTTCTTGCAAAAATTGACGAGTGAGGGCTTCATTTTTAATCTCCGCCTCAAGGGTCGCTTTAATTTTGGATAAATAAAGCGATTCCGTTTTGTTAGCTTCGTATAGGGGTTCGCCAGATTCCGTTTGTAGAGCGAGACTATTAAGGTCTGCGGCAAGCGCATAACCTTTTTCAGCGTTTGCTGATGGCACCAGTGAAAAGGGATAGATTTTCATTTCAACGGGTGTATAAGTTGCGCGCCATTTCTGATTTTCTATAAAAAGGTTTTCACCTGCGCGAAAGCTGGTTAGCGCAGTAAGCGATAACGTACCTGTTTGCGCGCTGCGCACAAAAAACACTGGAAAACTGCTCACTGCCTTGTCAATTTCCGTTACCCGCACCCCCATTAAATGTTGTGCCTGAGCAAAAAGGATGGGGGCTGCGCAAGATAGTTTTAAATCGCCATGAATGTTCGGATCAAGCTCCACCAATTGCGTCATTATTTATTACCTGGCACTTAATGTTGGGACAGCCACTTCGCAATATATTCGCGATGCGGCGGTAGGTTTTGTAACAACTGCGTTGTTAATTGTTGAGTTCGCCTCAGTATGCTTTCCACTTCATTTTTTCGCTGATAAAGATACTCCTGCTTTTCAAACTCAGGTTTGAATCCCATACCGTAGATTACATACTGATAGCTGGCAGCCGGAAAAAGTTCATAGGCACTTTTAAAATCCTCTACCCTAGGGCCACGGCAATGCCAAATAGCTAAATCATCTTTAAGCGAGTCGGGAATTGTTTCAGGGTTGGTGTGATCCTTCCAATATTGCTCCTGCCTTTTTGTCAACATGTAATGTAATTTAAGAAAATCAATAATTCGCTGCCAGCGATAATGCATTTGCTCGTTAAACCGTTTAGCTATCACTCGGGTAGCCGCACTATCGGGTATAAGATTATCGGCTATGTAACGCGCGGATAATTCCACGAGCATAATGGCTGTTGCTTCAAGTGGTTCAACAAATCCCGCCGCCATGCCTACAGCAACACAATTATTTTTCCAAAATTCAGCACGATAACCTGAATTAAATTCAATTTTTCGAGGAGTTAAAGTATTCATAGCGTCACCAATATAGCGGCGCAGATTTGACTCAGCCTCATCATCGGACAAATAGCGACTTGAATAAACATGACCGACACCACGGCGGGATGTTAAACCTATATCCCAAATCCACCCGGCATTTTGCGCTGTCGCAATAGTATGCGAGGCAAGCGGCGCGGCGTCACTGGGGTACGGCACTTGTACTGCCAAAGCCCTATCGTTAAATAACACTGCACTGACATCAACCATAGGTACATTGAGCGCCTTTCCAAGCAAAATTGAATGCATTCCACTGCAGTCTATATAAAGCTCGCCCGATATCTCACCCTGGTTTTCCAGAGTTAAACCCATAATCTCGCCATTTGGAGAAACAGCAACACGCTTCACGTCATCAACAATGTGCGTCACGCCAAAATCATTGATGCATTTTTCTTTCAGAAGCACACCGAAAGCGGC
Coding sequences within it:
- a CDS encoding LacI family DNA-binding transcriptional regulator, with product MAIAEPGVKKSALKMTDLARMAGVSKSTVSRALQNSELVNLETREKIQALAKEHNYRLNTQARNFRLKESLTIGVVIPSAESASWQITDPFFLELLGAISFNLIEQGHEMLFSGLSLHAVASGDDGLRRINCDGLIVVGQADCHEDLNRIADGHTPMVAWGAKLPDQRYCTVGGDNRRGGELATQHLLARGCKRIAIIGDWGTPEGLLRYEGYRAVLAEANIAPEPALEIILDSARDSHRQAALRLLSSGHEFDGLFCLSDAIAMAAINALNEHGVAVPGDVAVVGYDDISLARYYTPSITTVYQDRELGGRWLVEKLLKMIDGDLVESAYLPTDIVLRNSSLR
- a CDS encoding glycoside hydrolase family 97 protein; amino-acid sequence: MHKCSLFVFLAGTIALLAGLSHAETVVSTPHYSLSSPDQQIQLQVEVKPEGVFYAVSYAGRPVVNRSRLGLKIKGQQALGEQMVLRKQSEREYNQDWQQPWGEQQTINEHYRELRLELIETSASPRQLTLVLRAFNDGIGLRYEIPAQAKLKEFVIEDELTEFVLAENSHAWWLPAYRNWGPEYQYLKSALSSVDVAFTPITLEARHYALAIHEAALVNYASMTLRMVSDNTKTLKVDLVPWPNGDKVRTAAPMQSPWRTIQIAPKAIDLLNSYLTLNLNEPPKPETLKSDNSYIKPGTYIKPGKYMGIWWEMHIGEKDWSPGPKQGATTARAKEYIDFAAQHDISGVLIEGWNKGWEGEWWKRTPTFIFDEPVVGLDLEEVTRYAREKGVDIIGHHETAAGVTYYEQQMDAAFGYYEKLGIHSVKMGYVGTRIDGDQWHHGQYMVNHFQRVVDTAARHKVMVNAHETVTDTGLRRTYPNLMTRECVRGMEYNGGSPDTGNMPDHTTIIPFTRGLSGPIDFTPGIFNFDYKKHRPHNRVPSTLANQLALYVVLYSPLQMVADLPENYAGHPAFQFIDDVPTDWKQSRALQGEVGEYLVVARQDKQSPDWYLGAITNQDARQLEVKLDFLDPKVRYEAQIYRDAKDADWETNPEAYEIKRIKVTAKSTLELDLKPGGGTAIRFKRR
- a CDS encoding SapC family protein, whose amino-acid sequence is MELDPNIHGDLKLSCAAPILFAQAQHLMGVRVTEIDKAVSSFPVFFVRSAQTGTLSLTALTSFRAGENLFIENQKWRATYTPVEMKIYPFSLVPSANAEKGYALAADLNSLALQTESGEPLYEANKTESLYLSKIKATLEAEIKNEALTRQFLQEIDRLGLISPIVIELHFEGGAVEIINGLCTVAEEKLNSLADDLLMALNKKGYLLPLHAALISLFQVNDLINRFNRKCQGLKIENINLKLDRGTSGSFQ
- a CDS encoding tryptophan halogenase family protein; the encoded protein is MKIIIVGGGTAGWLTAAIIAAQHNGHLPGAPELVLIESENVPTIGVGEGTWPTMRNTLSSIGLKECDVFKRCNAAFKQGGKFVNWVNGNNDYYYHPFTVPTGYGRIDLAPYLSDITNFATLTNFQQDVCEAGLAPRTLAEQEYQGSCNYGYHLDAAAFGVLLKEKCINDFGVTHIVDDVKRVAVSPNGEIMGLTLENQGEISGELYIDCSGMHSILLGKALNVPMVDVSAVLFNDRALAVQVPYPSDAAPLASHTIATAQNAGWIWDIGLTSRRGVGHVYSSRYLSDDEAESNLRRYIGDAMNTLTPRKIEFNSGYRAEFWKNNCVAVGMAAGFVEPLEATAIMLVELSARYIADNLIPDSAATRVIAKRFNEQMHYRWQRIIDFLKLHYMLTKRQEQYWKDHTNPETIPDSLKDDLAIWHCRGPRVEDFKSAYELFPAASYQYVIYGMGFKPEFEKQEYLYQRKNEVESILRRTQQLTTQLLQNLPPHREYIAKWLSQH